One Oscillatoria sp. FACHB-1406 DNA window includes the following coding sequences:
- a CDS encoding polyribonucleotide nucleotidyltransferase has product MLEIAKSISFVEGRDIRLETGLLAPQAGGSVLIQSGDTAVLVTATRSPGREGMDFLPLLVDYEERLYAAGRIPGGFLRREGRPPEKVTLTSRLIDRPLRPLFPQWLRDDIQVIATTLSMDEQVPPDVLAVTGASVAVLLAQIPFQGPMAAVRVGLVGDDFIINPTYKEIEEGDLDLVVAGSPDGVVMVEAGANQLPEQDVIEAIEFGYEAVQTLIAAQQELMEELGITLVVEEPPVVDNTLENFIGDRAVDKIKAVLSQFTLDKKGRDTLLDEIRDTEIIAAIAELPEDDPLRVAAEGQAVPNTFKKLTKKLMRRQIIEDGVRVDGRKLDEVRPVSAQVGILPPRVHGCGLFQRGLTQVLSIATLGTPGDAQELDDLHPEGEKRYLHHYNFPPFSVGETKPMRSPGRREIGHGALAERALVPVLPPKEEFPYVLRVVSEVLSSNGSTSMGSVCGSTLALMDAGVPIIKPVSGAAMGLIKDGDEVRVLTDIQGIEDFLGDMDFKVAGTDTGITALQMDMKITGLSMEVIERAIQQARPARLHILEKMLSAIDKPRANLSAYAPRLLTIKIDPDLIGLVIGPGGKTIKGITEQTGAKVDIEDDGTVIISSTDGEKATQAKKIIEGMTRKVSEGDVFVGQVVRIITIGAFVEILPGKEGMIHISQLAEGRVGKVEDEVAVGDEVVVKVREIDSRGRINLTRLGIHPEQAAAARAAAAQG; this is encoded by the coding sequence ATGCTAGAGATTGCTAAGTCGATATCCTTTGTAGAAGGACGGGATATTCGACTCGAAACAGGTTTACTCGCGCCCCAGGCGGGCGGTTCGGTTTTAATCCAATCCGGAGATACGGCAGTTTTGGTAACGGCGACTCGCTCTCCCGGTCGCGAAGGCATGGATTTTTTGCCGCTGTTGGTAGATTACGAAGAAAGACTCTACGCAGCCGGTCGCATTCCGGGAGGATTTTTACGACGCGAAGGTCGTCCGCCCGAAAAAGTGACGCTCACCAGCCGTTTAATCGACCGCCCGCTGCGTCCTTTGTTCCCGCAGTGGCTTAGAGACGACATTCAAGTCATCGCGACAACCCTGTCGATGGACGAGCAAGTGCCTCCAGATGTCTTAGCCGTAACGGGAGCTTCCGTGGCCGTGTTGCTGGCGCAAATTCCCTTCCAGGGGCCGATGGCAGCCGTGCGGGTGGGTTTAGTCGGAGATGACTTTATCATTAACCCCACCTACAAGGAAATCGAAGAAGGCGATTTGGATTTAGTCGTGGCGGGCAGTCCCGATGGCGTGGTGATGGTAGAAGCAGGAGCCAACCAACTGCCAGAACAGGATGTTATCGAAGCGATTGAGTTTGGCTACGAAGCCGTACAAACGCTGATTGCCGCCCAACAGGAGTTGATGGAAGAGTTGGGGATTACTTTGGTGGTGGAAGAACCGCCCGTCGTCGATAATACCCTCGAGAATTTTATCGGCGATCGCGCCGTCGATAAAATTAAAGCCGTTCTTTCGCAATTTACCCTTGACAAAAAGGGCCGCGATACCCTTCTCGATGAGATTCGCGATACCGAAATTATCGCGGCCATCGCCGAACTGCCCGAAGACGACCCCTTGCGCGTCGCCGCTGAAGGTCAAGCGGTTCCCAATACTTTCAAAAAACTGACCAAAAAGTTAATGCGCCGCCAGATTATTGAAGACGGCGTGCGCGTGGACGGGCGCAAACTCGATGAAGTGCGTCCGGTTTCCGCCCAAGTCGGAATTCTGCCGCCGCGCGTTCACGGTTGCGGGTTGTTCCAGCGCGGACTGACGCAAGTTCTATCGATTGCGACCCTCGGGACTCCTGGCGACGCACAAGAGTTGGACGATTTGCATCCCGAAGGCGAGAAGCGCTATCTGCATCATTATAATTTTCCGCCCTTCTCCGTCGGCGAAACCAAACCGATGCGTTCCCCCGGTCGTCGGGAAATCGGTCATGGCGCGCTAGCAGAACGCGCGTTGGTTCCCGTCCTTCCGCCGAAAGAAGAGTTTCCCTACGTCCTGCGCGTCGTCTCTGAAGTGCTGTCTTCCAACGGTTCCACCTCGATGGGTTCGGTGTGCGGTTCCACTTTGGCGCTGATGGATGCGGGCGTGCCGATTATTAAACCCGTCAGCGGTGCGGCGATGGGATTGATTAAGGATGGCGATGAAGTTCGCGTTCTGACTGATATTCAAGGGATTGAAGATTTTCTCGGGGATATGGACTTTAAGGTTGCAGGGACGGATACCGGGATTACCGCCTTGCAAATGGATATGAAGATTACGGGATTGTCGATGGAGGTTATAGAACGCGCCATTCAACAAGCACGACCCGCTCGCCTTCATATTTTAGAGAAAATGTTGAGCGCGATCGACAAACCGCGCGCTAATCTCTCGGCTTACGCGCCGCGCCTATTAACGATTAAGATCGATCCGGACTTAATTGGATTGGTTATTGGCCCTGGCGGGAAGACGATTAAGGGAATTACCGAACAAACCGGCGCGAAAGTCGATATCGAAGACGACGGTACGGTGATTATTTCTTCGACGGACGGCGAGAAAGCCACGCAAGCGAAGAAGATTATCGAAGGAATGACGCGCAAGGTTTCCGAAGGCGATGTTTTCGTCGGTCAAGTCGTGCGTATCATTACGATTGGCGCGTTTGTAGAAATTCTGCCTGGAAAGGAAGGAATGATTCACATTTCGCAACTGGCTGAAGGGCGCGTCGGTAAGGTGGAAGATGAAGTCGCTGTCGGCGATGAAGTCGTGGTGAAAGTGCGCGAAATTGACTCGCGCGGACGGATTAATTTGACGCGCTTGGGGATTCATCCGGAACAAGCGGCGGCGGCTCGGGCTGCGGCGGCGCAGGGATAA
- a CDS encoding DNA methyltransferase, whose product MMGLSAFFDLKPESENKALIEIDKLDKELNQHFQDRFFIHPSLTRLLVSFQANKSRPLYRWYKYKEAFSAALVEFLFNDYQLKRGKILDPFAGSGTALFAASNLGINADGIELLPIGQEIIKTRKLLELEFNQNDFERLTKWIELKPWKIAEKKIDLPEFKITKGAYSPATQYAIERYLSVCEGEKESVSSVLRFALLCILESISYTRKDGQYLRWDYRASRKKTSFNKGEIADFDRAIANKLGEIIQDLNASTNSLEIPVNLNKRGGIELYQDSCLQVMSSFPDAIYEGIMTSPPYCNRYDYTRTYALELALLGVSEKSLASLRQEMLSCTVENRSKDLLAINSSWKLAIDAADSQPLLQSILCFLENQKLEGALNNNGIPRMIRGYFYEMACVIQECHRVLKPGAFLFMVNDNVRYAGVSISVDTILSSIAEKLGFIVDKILVLPGNKGNSSQQMGNHGRVPLRKCVYVWKKE is encoded by the coding sequence ATGATGGGCTTGTCTGCGTTTTTCGATCTCAAACCTGAATCCGAAAATAAAGCTTTAATAGAAATTGATAAGCTAGACAAAGAGTTAAACCAGCACTTTCAAGATCGTTTTTTTATTCACCCCTCTTTGACTCGGCTTTTAGTTAGCTTTCAGGCGAATAAAAGTAGACCTCTTTATAGATGGTATAAATATAAAGAAGCTTTTTCAGCCGCTCTTGTCGAGTTTCTGTTTAACGACTATCAGTTAAAGCGGGGCAAAATTTTAGACCCTTTTGCAGGAAGTGGTACTGCTTTATTTGCTGCTAGCAATCTTGGCATTAATGCTGATGGGATTGAACTTTTACCGATCGGTCAAGAAATTATTAAAACCAGAAAGCTTTTAGAACTTGAATTCAACCAAAATGACTTCGAGCGGCTGACGAAATGGATTGAGTTAAAGCCTTGGAAAATAGCAGAAAAAAAGATAGATTTGCCAGAATTTAAAATTACCAAAGGCGCGTATTCTCCAGCAACCCAATACGCAATTGAGCGATATCTCAGCGTTTGCGAAGGGGAAAAAGAAAGCGTTAGCTCGGTTTTACGTTTTGCCTTACTTTGTATCTTAGAATCCATTAGCTACACTCGCAAAGACGGACAATATCTTCGTTGGGATTATCGGGCTAGTCGCAAAAAGACTTCTTTTAATAAAGGCGAGATTGCTGATTTCGACCGCGCGATCGCGAATAAGCTTGGTGAAATTATCCAAGATTTAAACGCTTCTACCAATAGCCTCGAAATTCCAGTCAATCTTAACAAACGAGGAGGGATTGAACTATATCAAGATTCTTGTCTTCAAGTTATGTCCTCTTTCCCCGACGCAATTTACGAGGGAATTATGACTTCTCCTCCTTACTGCAATCGCTACGATTATACTCGCACTTATGCTTTAGAACTCGCTTTATTAGGTGTTTCTGAAAAGTCTTTAGCGAGCTTACGTCAGGAGATGTTAAGCTGTACGGTAGAAAATCGCTCAAAAGATTTATTAGCAATTAATTCTAGTTGGAAATTAGCGATAGATGCGGCGGACTCTCAACCCTTACTGCAATCAATTTTGTGTTTCTTAGAAAATCAAAAGTTAGAGGGCGCATTAAATAATAATGGTATTCCCCGGATGATACGAGGCTATTTTTATGAAATGGCTTGCGTTATACAAGAATGCCACCGAGTTCTTAAACCTGGAGCTTTTTTGTTTATGGTGAATGATAATGTCCGCTACGCAGGAGTTAGTATTTCTGTCGATACCATCCTATCATCGATCGCAGAAAAATTAGGGTTTATCGTGGATAAGATTTTAGTGCTTCCAGGCAATAAGGGGAACAGCAGCCAACAAATGGGCAATCATGGCAGAGTTCCCTTGAGAAAATGCGTTTATGTTTGGAAGAAAGAATAA
- the ftsY gene encoding signal recognition particle-docking protein FtsY, translating to MFNWFRRQFNDRDKQEQDQNLPEAPAVTEAESEPEVAEAAAESTPQEDYLKWAKAAYQSIQQRQGQLQEESSAAAESEEVPAEETETPESELVEAVAVTTTEVEEAPQATDSELATEVAEAATEAVEAIAATEPTPETSESELIEAVAETTTEVEEEPQTPESELIEAVAETATEVEEEPQTPESELIEAVAETTTEVEEEPQTPESELTEEVAETTTAATSETESAPMPAWMRKSDALERLKETAIDLPEPEVPQKAAPKTTKPAERPAIPGMDFDEEFIWSAQVLAAQGRKPEDIDIEEISWLKRLRQGLGKTRRGLINQLKAVVGQGPLNADAVTEIETLLLQADVGVEATDYIIETLQGRLRQEALPPEQAIAFLKDILSNLLDAPLQDQENYILVPEKDKLNIWLLTGVNGAGKTTTLGKLAHLAQKSGYRCLIAAADTFRAAAVEQVKVWGDRSNTPVIANPGKNTDPAAVVYDAIAAAQSRNTELLLIDTAGRLQNKKNLMEELAKIRRIIEKKAPDANVESLLVLDATLGQNGLRQAEVFSEAAKLSGAVLTKLDGSAKGGVALAVARELNLPIRFIGAGEGIEDLRPFSSYEFVAALLSE from the coding sequence GTGTTTAATTGGTTCCGCCGTCAGTTCAACGATCGCGACAAACAAGAACAAGACCAAAATCTACCAGAAGCGCCCGCTGTGACCGAGGCGGAATCGGAACCCGAAGTTGCCGAAGCCGCTGCCGAGTCAACGCCGCAAGAAGATTACCTGAAGTGGGCAAAAGCCGCTTATCAAAGCATTCAGCAGCGTCAGGGACAATTGCAGGAGGAATCGTCAGCAGCCGCAGAAAGTGAAGAAGTCCCGGCAGAGGAAACCGAAACCCCTGAAAGCGAACTCGTTGAAGCAGTTGCCGTAACTACAACCGAAGTTGAAGAAGCACCCCAAGCCACCGATAGCGAACTCGCTACTGAAGTTGCTGAAGCTGCAACCGAAGCTGTAGAAGCGATTGCAGCAACCGAACCCACTCCGGAAACCTCCGAAAGCGAACTTATAGAAGCAGTTGCCGAAACGACAACCGAAGTTGAAGAAGAACCCCAAACCCCTGAAAGCGAACTTATAGAAGCAGTTGCCGAAACTGCAACCGAAGTTGAAGAAGAACCCCAAACCCCTGAAAGCGAACTTATAGAAGCAGTTGCCGAAACGACAACCGAAGTTGAAGAGGAACCCCAAACCCCTGAAAGCGAACTGACTGAAGAAGTTGCCGAAACGACAACCGCAGCGACCTCGGAGACGGAAAGCGCCCCAATGCCCGCTTGGATGCGAAAATCGGACGCGCTCGAACGGTTGAAAGAAACCGCCATAGACCTGCCCGAACCCGAAGTTCCTCAAAAAGCAGCCCCGAAAACCACAAAACCAGCCGAAAGACCCGCAATTCCGGGCATGGACTTCGATGAAGAGTTTATCTGGTCGGCGCAAGTTTTGGCAGCGCAAGGACGCAAACCGGAAGACATCGATATCGAAGAGATTAGCTGGCTGAAGCGCTTGCGCCAGGGGTTGGGCAAAACGCGGCGCGGTTTGATTAACCAGCTTAAAGCCGTGGTGGGGCAAGGGCCACTCAATGCCGATGCAGTAACGGAGATTGAAACGCTGCTGTTGCAGGCGGATGTGGGCGTTGAGGCGACGGATTACATTATCGAAACCTTGCAAGGCAGGCTGCGGCAAGAAGCGTTACCCCCAGAACAAGCGATCGCGTTTCTCAAAGATATTCTTTCCAACTTGCTCGATGCACCCCTGCAAGACCAGGAAAATTATATCCTCGTTCCCGAGAAAGATAAGCTCAATATTTGGTTGCTGACGGGCGTTAACGGCGCGGGAAAAACCACCACCCTCGGCAAACTCGCCCACCTCGCCCAAAAATCCGGCTATCGCTGTTTGATTGCAGCAGCCGATACTTTCCGCGCGGCCGCCGTCGAACAGGTGAAGGTATGGGGCGATCGCTCGAATACGCCTGTCATTGCCAATCCGGGAAAGAATACCGATCCGGCTGCCGTGGTGTACGATGCGATCGCGGCCGCTCAATCCCGCAATACCGAACTCCTGCTTATCGATACCGCCGGACGCTTGCAAAACAAGAAAAACTTGATGGAAGAGTTGGCAAAAATTCGCCGCATCATTGAGAAAAAAGCGCCCGATGCTAACGTTGAATCCCTACTCGTCCTCGATGCTACCCTCGGACAAAATGGCCTGCGACAAGCCGAAGTCTTCTCGGAAGCCGCAAAATTAAGCGGTGCAGTCTTGACAAAATTGGACGGAAGTGCTAAAGGTGGCGTTGCTCTGGCCGTCGCGCGGGAGTTAAACTTACCGATTCGTTTTATCGGTGCGGGGGAAGGAATTGAAGATTTGCGCCCATTTTCGAGTTATGAATTTGTGGCTGCATTGTTGAGCGAATAA
- a CDS encoding mechanosensitive ion channel family protein, whose protein sequence is MKQLFQNRTLRSRRRWRVSKTRWVLVVGCSLLLFVSPVVQAQPSATPSSNESDASSVSSDGLYFADILVRGRPVFQVGSLADVNASDRAKIINRRIASLLSRGNKIEPVTVNIDATRNIATLKANNRVLMTINEQDAQDFGVEVKALGDLWADKLNRAFNRPPLAIDVGQRLYGTTRDLLSDAIGNLPALLGAIVVVLLTFIVAKIVRYLAYKWAKQTEGDPSTEILIGRLSYGGVWVGGSVIALGVLGLDFGALLGALGLTSVAIGFSLKDVLSNYISGVILLAARPFRINDQVIIGDYEGTIAQIQLRATTLKTYDGRLVYIPNQKVFAASIINNTASPRRRSSVTVGIDYGEDIALAKQTIYAAIKTISAVEQEPHPSIIVTELAASTVNLDVRFWVDSRRSGFLSTTSEVIQAIKEGLDAANIEMPTDIYTLVFRNLSEQIQDSGDGLQRRGVLPKNRLAGKTADSDSIEPPPDVDDFNESGQV, encoded by the coding sequence TTGAAACAGTTGTTTCAGAATCGCACTCTGCGATCGCGCCGTCGGTGGAGGGTCTCGAAAACCCGCTGGGTGTTAGTAGTAGGATGCAGCCTCCTTCTCTTCGTTTCTCCCGTCGTCCAAGCCCAACCCAGCGCGACTCCCTCCAGTAACGAGTCTGATGCGTCCTCTGTTAGCAGCGACGGGCTTTATTTTGCCGACATACTGGTGCGGGGCAGACCCGTGTTTCAGGTGGGCAGTTTAGCTGATGTGAATGCGAGCGATCGCGCTAAGATTATCAATCGTCGTATTGCCAGTCTCCTTAGTCGGGGTAACAAAATCGAACCCGTCACGGTCAATATCGACGCAACCCGAAATATTGCCACCCTCAAAGCCAACAATCGCGTCTTAATGACCATCAACGAACAAGACGCACAGGATTTTGGTGTGGAAGTGAAAGCCCTAGGAGACCTGTGGGCGGATAAACTCAATCGCGCTTTCAACCGACCGCCCCTCGCGATCGATGTCGGACAGCGATTGTATGGTACTACCCGCGATTTATTAAGCGATGCGATCGGCAATCTTCCCGCCCTCCTCGGCGCAATTGTGGTTGTGTTGCTAACCTTCATCGTTGCGAAAATCGTGCGCTACCTTGCTTACAAGTGGGCTAAGCAAACCGAAGGCGACCCCAGTACGGAAATTTTAATCGGGCGTTTGAGCTATGGTGGAGTTTGGGTTGGCGGTAGTGTCATCGCATTAGGCGTTTTAGGACTCGATTTTGGTGCTTTACTCGGCGCGTTAGGCTTGACCAGTGTTGCTATCGGTTTCAGTCTCAAAGATGTTCTCAGCAACTATATTTCCGGCGTAATCCTTTTGGCGGCGCGTCCTTTTCGCATTAACGACCAAGTGATTATCGGTGACTACGAAGGCACTATTGCTCAAATTCAACTGCGTGCCACAACCCTAAAAACTTACGACGGTCGTTTGGTTTATATTCCCAACCAAAAAGTTTTTGCCGCCAGCATTATTAACAATACGGCTTCTCCGCGCCGTCGCAGTTCGGTAACGGTAGGAATTGATTACGGCGAAGATATTGCCCTGGCAAAACAAACGATTTATGCTGCAATTAAGACAATCTCAGCAGTGGAGCAAGAGCCGCATCCCAGTATTATTGTGACAGAACTCGCCGCAAGTACGGTCAATCTTGACGTTCGCTTTTGGGTCGATTCGCGACGTTCCGGGTTTTTAAGTACCACCTCAGAAGTGATTCAGGCAATTAAGGAAGGGTTAGACGCTGCGAACATTGAAATGCCCACCGATATTTATACCCTCGTTTTCCGAAATTTATCCGAACAAATTCAAGACTCCGGCGACGGTTTGCAACGTCGGGGCGTTCTCCCCAAAAACCGTCTAGCTGGCAAAACCGCTGACTCGGACTCCATCGAACCGCCGCCCGATGTTGATGATTTCAACGAGTCCGGTCAAGTTTGA
- a CDS encoding NAD(P)H-dependent glycerol-3-phosphate dehydrogenase, with protein sequence MNDELDRSTLKPQPQIVAILGSGVWGTALGTLAARNRHEVRFHSRRSEGSWEDALASANLAVSAVSMSGVRPTIEQLQRLVLPPDLIIVSATKGLDALSLQTPSRIWQAAFPQHPIVVLSGPNLSKEIDRGLPAATAVASEDLEAAKRVQTIFASESFRVYVNADPIGTELGGTLKNIMAIAAGVCDGLNLGTNAKAALLTRALPEIIRVSAHFGATPSTFYGLSGIGDLLATCNSPLSRNYQVGYQLAQGKTLAEILECLEGTAEGINTTEVLVRLAKAEKIEVPIAEQVRRLLEGEITPQQAVHSLMERELKAE encoded by the coding sequence TCGGGGGTTTGGGGAACGGCGTTAGGGACACTAGCGGCGCGCAATCGGCATGAAGTTCGCTTTCACTCTCGCCGCAGCGAAGGCTCTTGGGAAGATGCGCTCGCCTCTGCTAATCTAGCAGTATCGGCAGTTTCCATGTCCGGCGTTCGCCCCACCATCGAACAGCTACAGCGCCTCGTCCTGCCGCCGGATTTGATTATTGTCAGCGCCACGAAAGGATTAGATGCCCTGTCGCTGCAAACGCCCTCTCGAATTTGGCAGGCAGCTTTTCCCCAACATCCCATTGTCGTGCTTTCGGGGCCGAATTTATCGAAAGAAATCGATCGCGGTTTGCCCGCAGCAACGGCAGTCGCAAGCGAGGATTTAGAAGCTGCAAAAAGGGTTCAAACCATTTTCGCATCGGAAAGTTTTCGCGTCTATGTGAATGCTGACCCTATCGGCACGGAATTGGGAGGAACCCTGAAAAATATTATGGCGATCGCGGCCGGGGTGTGCGATGGTTTAAACTTAGGAACCAATGCCAAAGCCGCGCTTCTCACCCGCGCCCTACCCGAAATCATCCGCGTCAGCGCTCATTTTGGCGCAACGCCTAGTACCTTTTACGGATTATCCGGCATCGGCGACCTGCTCGCAACCTGTAACAGTCCCCTCTCGCGCAACTATCAAGTTGGCTATCAACTCGCGCAGGGTAAAACATTAGCAGAAATCCTAGAGTGCCTGGAAGGAACCGCAGAAGGGATTAATACCACCGAAGTGTTAGTGCGATTGGCAAAAGCAGAAAAGATTGAAGTACCCATTGCAGAACAAGTTCGCCGCTTGTTAGAAGGCGAAATTACGCCCCAACAAGCCGTTCACTCATTAATGGAACGAGAATTAAAGGCAGAGTAG
- a CDS encoding DEAD/DEAH box helicase yields MAILHGSWLSNETHSSFWIWCETWRGRAARDVQPTAGEIPVHPFAMKLSELLAFCAERPLVLPINLEERLQTRSLYLPSYREEEDAPFLPLLSESRDRVAELGQLPLQRWQVEGIALEPQEAAQFLQAVPLGSLEGERAYPGGSLRFWAQVYRWSLDLVARCKFLPGLAQEEEGRARSAWYPLLDSAIDRARLAQMSRLMPAVCRAHADGEIEPQGLLLSFLGAMVNVQVRTWLEGSLKVTKPSFVQQWLQSLAKSSGQLAAEPEQLHRALAAIETWTRPIEDFVVTPEAKKLGGDRFQACFVLQPPSEGEVRWGKLDWKLNYCLQSASDPDISLDAATIWQYPVDELRYCDRVIANPQESLLQGLGLAGRLYAPILASLEQRQPTQCLLNPIEVYEFVRSSAWQLQDNGFGIILPPGLASGRGEKRLGLKIKAKVSRKKGERLGLKTPLNYQLELAVGDTSISREDFDRLLAQQSPLVEVDGEWLALQPADVRAAQAVLAPNTEPLPLLVEDALRLSTGETKTLAKLPVTGFTATGVLKELIDNLIDNKPIQIVETPEDFRGELRPYQSFGVSWLAFLEQWSFGACLADDMGLGKTPQFLAFLLHLKEKNTLQKPCLVVCPTSVIGNWEREIKKFSPTLTASVHHGDKRDKGTTFAKNIRNKDLVITSYSLLYRDIKSLETIDWEGVVLDEAQNIKNPQAKQAQAARSLKAGFRIALTGTPVENRLSELWSILEFLNPGFLGGQQFFQRRFAIPIEKYGDRDSLYQLRSLVRPFILRRLKTDKEIVRDLPEKQEMSVYCGLSVEQATLYQQLTEESLQKIDAAEGIERHGLILTLLLKLKQLCNHPAHYLKEPRLERGARSGKLLRLQEMLEEVLAEGEGLRGSLQDRALIFTQFAEWGKLLQPYLERQLKTEVLFLYGSTSRDRRQEMVDRFQHDPEGPRILILSLKAGGTGLNLTRANHVFHVDRWWNPAVENQATDRAFRIGQQRNVQVHKFVCTGTLEERIEEIINSKKQLAEQTVDAGEQWLTKLDTEQLRNLLLLDRSAILDEE; encoded by the coding sequence ATGGCAATTCTACACGGTAGTTGGCTATCCAACGAAACCCACAGTTCTTTCTGGATTTGGTGCGAGACTTGGCGCGGACGCGCCGCTCGGGATGTCCAACCGACGGCGGGAGAAATTCCGGTGCATCCTTTTGCGATGAAGTTATCGGAGTTGCTGGCGTTTTGCGCGGAACGCCCGTTGGTACTGCCGATTAACCTCGAAGAACGCTTGCAAACGCGATCGCTATATTTACCGAGCTATCGGGAAGAGGAGGACGCGCCGTTTTTGCCGCTGCTGTCGGAAAGTCGCGATCGCGTTGCAGAATTGGGTCAGTTACCATTGCAGAGGTGGCAAGTCGAGGGAATTGCGCTGGAGCCGCAGGAAGCCGCACAATTTTTGCAGGCTGTGCCGTTAGGCTCGTTGGAAGGCGAGCGCGCTTATCCGGGCGGTTCTTTGCGCTTTTGGGCGCAGGTTTATCGCTGGAGTTTGGATTTGGTGGCGAGGTGCAAGTTTTTACCGGGATTGGCGCAAGAGGAAGAGGGAAGGGCGCGCAGTGCGTGGTATCCGCTGCTCGATAGCGCGATCGATCGCGCGCGGTTGGCGCAAATGTCCCGTTTGATGCCTGCGGTTTGTCGCGCCCATGCCGATGGAGAAATCGAACCGCAAGGGCTGCTATTGAGCTTTTTGGGGGCGATGGTTAACGTGCAGGTGCGAACGTGGTTAGAGGGCAGTTTGAAGGTCACGAAACCCTCTTTCGTGCAGCAATGGTTGCAATCGCTGGCGAAGTCTTCCGGACAGTTAGCTGCCGAACCGGAACAGTTACACCGCGCCCTTGCGGCGATTGAAACTTGGACGCGCCCGATTGAAGATTTTGTGGTTACGCCCGAGGCGAAAAAGTTGGGCGGCGATCGCTTCCAAGCCTGTTTTGTACTCCAACCGCCCAGCGAAGGCGAGGTTCGATGGGGCAAGTTGGATTGGAAGTTAAATTATTGCTTGCAATCGGCGAGCGATCCGGATATTTCCCTCGATGCGGCAACAATTTGGCAGTATCCGGTAGATGAATTGCGTTACTGCGATCGCGTCATCGCCAACCCCCAAGAATCTTTGCTCCAAGGATTGGGCTTAGCCGGTCGATTGTACGCTCCCATTTTAGCGAGTTTGGAGCAGCGACAGCCGACGCAATGCTTATTAAATCCCATCGAAGTTTACGAGTTTGTCCGCTCTAGTGCTTGGCAATTACAAGATAATGGCTTCGGAATCATTCTGCCGCCGGGATTGGCTTCGGGGCGAGGCGAAAAGCGCTTAGGACTCAAAATTAAAGCTAAAGTTTCCCGAAAAAAAGGCGAGCGTCTCGGCTTAAAAACGCCTTTAAACTATCAACTCGAACTCGCGGTGGGCGATACTTCTATTTCTCGGGAAGATTTCGATCGCCTCCTCGCCCAACAATCGCCCTTGGTTGAAGTTGACGGCGAATGGTTAGCCTTGCAGCCCGCCGACGTGCGCGCCGCCCAAGCCGTTCTCGCCCCAAATACCGAACCCCTACCGCTACTCGTTGAAGATGCGCTGCGGTTGAGTACCGGCGAGACAAAAACGCTGGCAAAATTACCCGTTACGGGCTTCACGGCAACGGGCGTTTTAAAAGAACTGATCGATAATTTAATTGATAATAAACCGATTCAAATTGTTGAAACGCCGGAGGATTTTCGCGGCGAATTGCGTCCTTATCAATCGTTCGGTGTCAGTTGGTTGGCATTTTTGGAACAATGGAGTTTTGGTGCTTGTTTGGCGGACGATATGGGACTCGGAAAAACGCCACAATTCTTAGCATTTTTATTACATTTAAAAGAAAAAAATACTTTACAAAAACCTTGCTTAGTGGTATGTCCGACTTCTGTGATTGGCAACTGGGAACGAGAAATTAAAAAGTTCTCGCCGACGCTAACCGCTTCCGTTCATCACGGCGATAAGCGCGATAAAGGAACGACATTCGCTAAAAATATCCGCAATAAAGATTTAGTGATTACCAGTTATTCGTTGCTGTATCGAGATATTAAAAGCTTGGAGACGATTGATTGGGAAGGCGTGGTATTAGATGAGGCGCAAAATATCAAAAATCCTCAAGCAAAACAAGCTCAAGCGGCACGCAGTTTAAAAGCAGGTTTTCGGATTGCTTTAACGGGAACGCCAGTTGAAAATCGCCTTTCTGAATTGTGGTCGATTTTAGAGTTTTTAAATCCGGGATTTTTGGGCGGACAGCAGTTTTTTCAACGTCGCTTTGCAATTCCGATCGAAAAATACGGCGATCGCGATTCATTGTATCAGTTGCGATCGCTCGTTCGCCCTTTCATTCTCCGGCGCTTAAAAACCGATAAAGAGATCGTGCGCGATTTGCCGGAAAAGCAAGAAATGAGCGTTTATTGCGGTTTATCGGTAGAACAGGCAACGCTTTATCAACAATTAACCGAAGAATCGCTACAAAAAATCGATGCAGCGGAGGGAATCGAGCGTCACGGTTTAATTTTAACGTTGTTGTTGAAACTCAAACAATTGTGCAATCATCCCGCTCATTATCTCAAAGAACCGCGCTTGGAACGGGGGGCGCGATCGGGTAAATTGTTGCGCTTGCAGGAAATGTTGGAAGAGGTGCTAGCGGAAGGCGAAGGACTGCGCGGTTCTTTACAAGATCGCGCCCTCATTTTCACTCAATTTGCTGAATGGGGCAAGCTGCTGCAACCTTACTTAGAACGGCAATTAAAAACGGAGGTCTTATTTTTGTATGGTTCCACGTCGCGCGATCGCCGTCAAGAAATGGTCGATCGCTTCCAACACGATCCCGAAGGCCCTCGCATCTTAATTCTATCTTTAAAAGCGGGCGGAACCGGGTTAAATTTAACCCGTGCCAACCATGTTTTTCATGTCGATCGCTGGTGGAATCCCGCTGTCGAAAATCAAGCCACCGATCGCGCCTTCCGCATCGGACAGCAGCGCAATGTCCAGGTGCATAAATTCGTCTGTACGGGAACTTTGGAAGAACGCATTGAAGAGATTATTAATAGTAAAAAACAATTGGCAGAGCAAACGGTTGATGCGGGGGAACAATGGCTAACAAAATTAGATACAGAACAGTTGAGAAACTTGCTATTGTTGGATCGCAGTGCAATTTTAGATGAAGAATAA